Proteins from a single region of Pseudodesulfovibrio portus:
- a CDS encoding flagellar hook protein FlgE, whose product MSITGSMYTGISGLHAQSQATSVVSNNLANSTTTAYKSSSIQFEDVFYSTVYAGGYPDQVGNGVTVASINTDYSQGAYASTNSSTDVAINGDGFYIVEDPETGTTYYTRAGNFSFDTDGYLVDSHGNRVQGWEMTDGSIAGSLVDIQLDESQSPPSATTEVNFSLNLDSTSTDNATSTTDPYTALFAYYDGTQDPPIGDSLYAYQTTITVYDENGSAHDLTVYMDPVETDDDAIVWEYIVTCDASSDERVFDGTDMDTTSGAGLLMAGTMTFDTSGQLISTTAFTLTDTPVDSDPMNMENWTLAEFDSEGNPLLEANFTGSDENQKIGFNFGLTNTDFSTGTGWTTTTIDSLDDIGTSDPDTLPTFNNSVLGTSATTSYDDSSATYSLTQDGYAPGTLIDVTVNENGVLSGSYTNGQTEALYTFALADFANLQGLTAEGSNLYSATTESGQARIGTAGSAGFGTIAANSLEQSNVDTATELTNLIILQAAYQANSKIITTADTLLSTAISMKR is encoded by the coding sequence ATGAGTATCACCGGCTCTATGTACACCGGCATTTCCGGCCTCCACGCCCAAAGCCAGGCCACCTCGGTGGTCTCCAACAACCTGGCCAACTCCACCACCACGGCCTACAAGAGTTCCTCCATCCAGTTCGAGGACGTCTTCTACTCGACCGTTTACGCCGGGGGCTACCCCGACCAGGTGGGCAACGGCGTGACCGTGGCCTCCATCAACACGGACTATTCCCAGGGGGCGTATGCCTCCACCAACTCGTCCACGGACGTGGCCATCAACGGCGATGGCTTCTACATCGTGGAAGACCCGGAAACCGGCACCACCTACTACACCCGCGCAGGCAACTTCTCCTTCGACACCGACGGCTACCTGGTGGACTCCCACGGCAACCGCGTCCAGGGCTGGGAGATGACCGACGGCTCCATCGCCGGTTCCCTGGTGGACATCCAGCTGGACGAGTCGCAATCCCCGCCCAGCGCGACCACCGAGGTCAACTTCTCCCTGAACCTGGACTCCACCTCGACGGACAACGCCACCTCCACCACCGACCCGTACACGGCGCTGTTCGCCTACTACGACGGTACCCAGGACCCGCCCATCGGCGACTCGCTCTACGCATACCAGACCACCATCACGGTCTATGACGAGAACGGGTCCGCCCATGACCTGACCGTCTACATGGACCCGGTTGAAACGGACGACGACGCCATCGTCTGGGAATACATCGTCACCTGCGATGCGTCCTCCGACGAGCGGGTCTTCGACGGAACGGACATGGACACCACCAGCGGAGCCGGACTGCTCATGGCCGGAACCATGACCTTCGACACCTCGGGGCAGCTCATCTCCACCACGGCCTTCACCCTGACGGACACCCCCGTGGACTCCGATCCCATGAACATGGAAAACTGGACCCTGGCCGAGTTCGACTCCGAGGGCAACCCGCTGCTGGAGGCCAACTTCACCGGCTCGGATGAAAACCAGAAAATCGGCTTCAATTTCGGCCTGACCAATACGGATTTCTCCACAGGCACAGGCTGGACAACCACCACCATCGACTCCCTGGACGACATCGGCACCAGCGACCCGGACACCTTGCCCACCTTCAACAACTCCGTACTGGGCACCAGCGCGACCACCAGCTACGACGACAGCTCGGCCACCTACAGCCTGACCCAGGACGGCTACGCACCCGGCACCCTCATCGACGTGACGGTCAATGAAAACGGCGTCCTCTCGGGCAGCTACACCAACGGCCAGACCGAGGCCCTCTACACCTTCGCCCTGGCCGACTTCGCCAACCTCCAGGGCCTCACCGCCGAAGGCAGCAACCTCTATTCCGCCACCACGGAATCGGGCCAGGCGCGCATCGGCACCGCCGGGTCCGCCGGGTTCGGCACCATCGCGGCCAACTCCCTGGAGCAGTCCAACGTGGACACGGCCACGGAACTGACCAACCTGATCATCCTGCAGGCGGCCTACCAGGCAAACTCCAAGATCATCACCACGGCTGACACGCTGCTCTCCACCGCCATCAGCATGAAGCGCTAA
- a CDS encoding flagellar hook assembly protein FlgD yields the protein MTVDTTSYYDSLLASSSTSTIEYTSAEEATSLTSEDFLTLLVTELQYQDPTDPMDNVEMVNQLTQYSQLDELASLNEKIESFSDTLDAMSAVSGLDYLGMEIEASGYTVTKDGDDVSSIYYTLEEDAASLTVNVYDSNGNIVDTATATDVEAGTYVFAWDGYDYTGSETDDGTYSILFSAENDDGDSFDVSTTTTGTVTGVSTTDDGVILTLSDGRTVNMVDVTYATN from the coding sequence ATGACCGTCGATACGACCAGCTATTACGACTCGCTGCTTGCGTCCTCGTCCACGAGCACCATCGAGTACACCAGCGCCGAAGAGGCGACCTCGCTGACCTCGGAGGACTTCCTGACCCTGCTGGTGACCGAGTTGCAGTACCAGGACCCCACTGATCCCATGGACAACGTGGAAATGGTCAACCAGCTGACCCAATACTCCCAGCTGGATGAACTGGCTTCCCTGAACGAAAAGATCGAGTCCTTCTCCGACACGCTGGACGCCATGTCCGCCGTGAGCGGCCTCGACTACCTGGGCATGGAGATCGAGGCCTCGGGCTACACCGTGACCAAGGACGGGGATGACGTCTCATCCATCTACTACACCCTGGAAGAGGACGCCGCGAGCCTGACCGTCAACGTCTACGACTCCAACGGCAACATAGTGGACACGGCCACGGCCACCGACGTCGAGGCCGGGACCTATGTCTTTGCCTGGGACGGATACGACTACACCGGTTCGGAGACCGACGACGGCACCTACTCCATCCTCTTCTCCGCCGAAAACGACGACGGCGATTCCTTCGACGTATCCACGACCACCACGGGCACCGTGACCGGCGTTTCCACCACCGACGACGGCGTCATCCTGACCCTGTCCGACGGACGAACCGTGAACATGGTCGACGTCACCTACGCCACCAACTGA
- a CDS encoding RNA polymerase sigma factor, whose product MSSISIEMERVYGQLSYDILFKEHSSLIFKLINNFSKAKCLSLHSNEIDDIYQEVALKIYKNDYLSRYDKEKSSFITWLNIICRTTVIDYYRKKMRWMEEVLSEQGPVHTEDGIDAELFCLPAGVLTGRQAQVITMIFKDGMETGEIATALDITCRTVRSIKFQALERLRKHYGAAPPIPEQEEVAETRRKVS is encoded by the coding sequence ATGAGCAGCATATCTATTGAAATGGAAAGAGTATACGGACAATTATCATATGACATATTGTTCAAAGAACACTCTTCTCTCATATTCAAGCTAATAAACAACTTCAGTAAAGCAAAATGCTTGTCTCTTCATAGCAATGAAATAGACGACATATACCAGGAAGTAGCGCTTAAAATATACAAGAACGATTACCTGTCCCGCTACGACAAAGAAAAAAGCTCTTTCATAACCTGGCTCAACATTATCTGCAGGACCACTGTCATCGACTACTACAGGAAGAAAATGCGGTGGATGGAAGAGGTGCTCTCCGAACAGGGCCCGGTTCACACCGAAGACGGCATTGATGCGGAGTTGTTCTGCCTGCCCGCAGGAGTCCTGACCGGCAGACAGGCCCAGGTCATCACCATGATCTTCAAGGATGGAATGGAAACGGGAGAGATCGCCACCGCCCTGGACATCACCTGCAGGACCGTCCGCAGCATCAAGTTCCAGGCCCTGGAACGGCTCCGGAAGCACTACGGGGCCGCCCCCCCGATCCCCGAACAGGAAGAAGTCGCCGAAACAAGGAGGAAAGTCTCATGA
- a CDS encoding flagellin N-terminal helical domain-containing protein: MSLVVNNNLMANSAARHLNDSYGALSTSTERLSSGLRINSSADDAAGLAVRELMRSDVSTLNQGIRNANDGISMIQTADGALSVIDEKLIRMKELAEQASTGTYTDEQRAIIDSEYQAMASEITRIANATDFNGIYLLNGNLSGDGITIHFGTGNDAAEDKYDVTIGTTTASALGVGLSGNADRAGAVVSTQAAAEAALEALDAAIVSKDKIRANLGAMENRLSATVSNLEVQAENLQAAESQISDVDVATEMTEYTKQQIITQSAVAMLSQANSLPQMALSLIG, from the coding sequence ATGTCTCTGGTAGTCAACAACAATCTCATGGCCAACTCGGCCGCCCGGCACTTGAACGATTCCTACGGCGCGTTGAGCACGTCCACGGAACGCCTCTCTTCGGGGCTGCGCATCAACTCCTCGGCCGACGACGCCGCAGGCCTGGCCGTCCGCGAACTGATGCGGTCCGACGTCTCAACCCTCAACCAGGGGATCAGGAACGCCAACGACGGCATATCCATGATCCAGACCGCAGACGGAGCGCTCTCCGTCATCGACGAAAAGCTCATCCGCATGAAGGAACTGGCGGAGCAGGCTTCCACCGGCACATACACCGACGAACAGCGGGCCATCATCGACTCCGAGTACCAGGCCATGGCCTCGGAAATCACCCGTATCGCCAACGCCACCGACTTCAACGGCATCTATCTCCTCAACGGCAACCTGTCCGGGGATGGCATCACCATCCACTTCGGCACAGGCAACGACGCCGCAGAGGACAAGTATGACGTCACCATCGGCACCACCACCGCCTCGGCCCTCGGCGTCGGCCTGTCCGGTAACGCCGACCGGGCGGGAGCCGTGGTCTCCACCCAGGCGGCTGCGGAAGCCGCCCTCGAGGCCCTGGACGCGGCCATCGTGTCCAAGGACAAGATCCGCGCCAACCTCGGCGCCATGGAGAACCGCCTCTCCGCCACGGTTTCCAACCTGGAAGTCCAGGCCGAGAACCTGCAGGCGGCCGAGTCCCAGATCTCCGACGTGGACGTGGCCACCGAGATGACCGAGTACACCAAGCAGCAGATCATCACGCAGTCCGCCGTGGCCATGCTGTCCCAAGCCAATTCGCTCCCGCAGATGGCCCTGTCCCTCATCGGATAA
- a CDS encoding response regulator transcription factor — translation MSQLLLIDDDPELAELLVSYLNGEGYGLDTATSGSSGLEMAGNGEYELVLLDVMLPDTSGFNILGQLRAESPVPVIMLTGRGEEIDRVVGLEMGADDYVSKPFQLRELLARIRAVLRRYSNAHELEDAMPVARQKKSIEIGEVLLNRNARNLQLGGAPVHLTSTEYDIIEMLALNAGNVVERNRLMENALGRGEDFDDYVLNVHMSNIRKKLGGHASIKTIRGRGYLMAVPQGSSF, via the coding sequence ATGAGTCAATTGTTGCTGATCGACGATGATCCCGAGCTGGCGGAGTTGCTGGTCTCGTACCTCAACGGCGAAGGATACGGTCTCGACACGGCAACCTCGGGGAGTTCCGGGTTGGAGATGGCGGGAAACGGCGAGTATGAACTGGTGCTGCTCGACGTCATGCTGCCGGATACAAGCGGGTTCAACATCCTGGGGCAGTTGCGGGCGGAGTCCCCGGTGCCGGTGATCATGCTGACCGGACGCGGCGAGGAGATCGACCGGGTGGTGGGACTGGAGATGGGGGCCGACGATTACGTGTCCAAGCCCTTCCAGCTTCGGGAACTGCTGGCCCGGATCAGGGCTGTGCTGCGCCGGTACTCCAACGCTCATGAGCTGGAGGACGCAATGCCCGTTGCCCGCCAGAAAAAGAGCATCGAGATCGGGGAGGTGCTCCTGAACCGGAATGCCCGGAACCTGCAGCTGGGCGGCGCGCCCGTGCACCTGACCTCCACCGAGTACGACATCATCGAGATGCTGGCCCTGAACGCGGGCAACGTGGTCGAGCGCAACCGGCTGATGGAAAACGCATTGGGACGGGGAGAGGATTTCGATGACTACGTACTCAATGTGCACATGAGCAACATCCGCAAGAAGCTGGGCGGACATGCCAGCATCAAGACCATACGCGGACGCGGCTATCTCATGGCCGTGCCCCAGGGATCGTCGTTCTAG
- a CDS encoding TonB-dependent receptor plug domain-containing protein translates to MRHPGGYILALAVVVFALLPVLALAGEDLEDLSLEELMDVEVVTASRRTEALTRVPGAVTVLTEEDIFRSGATSIPEALKLVPGVHVARMDTDKWAVGVRGFNGLLSNKHLVLLDGRPITSPTTSGVNWGSAVPVSMIKRIEVVRGVWTSLWGADSFTGVINIITKTAEEASGGQSVTTVGTSGVEQVVRYGGEVGDNGHAVGFGRTAYEDGDGIKGDGRNRGSRDWKTLQGGFRYDWENAYTDLLTLQGEMQESRIHETSAGVDRFFSPRDSVSYNGYTQFVWDRATGLDAGVRFRTSFSHGGIQMGDYTDIANTVDAELQYAAEQAGIHRLTWGAGTRYYWEDIPDRNRPERDRDDHSFSGNAFIQDRITVLPESLYLFLGSKFDYLGQGSLEIQPSVRLLHTREDSEYWLAVSRAVRTDNWYQQSGDFFIDYKGNRYRVIAPGDLDTEELVAYEAGYRHRFSRDTSLDVSFYVNDYDDLIMYDFDDATNTAVLTNSLKGTAYGVEALYEWRVSDRVTLRPSASLIYQRLYGLDAMPMGGAMPEEGMGSEVKLQVMTKPAQDVGLDVLAGFIDSPDKRAYPGYFEVEAHASWRATDQLLLEVIGRNLAGADNRFSELRVDPSLKLRLTWDF, encoded by the coding sequence ATGCGGCATCCAGGCGGCTATATCCTTGCATTGGCGGTGGTCGTTTTCGCCCTGTTGCCCGTCCTCGCCCTGGCGGGTGAGGATTTGGAGGACCTCAGCCTCGAAGAGCTGATGGATGTGGAGGTGGTCACGGCTTCTCGAAGGACCGAAGCCCTGACCCGGGTGCCCGGGGCGGTGACCGTGCTGACCGAAGAGGATATTTTTCGGTCGGGCGCGACGTCCATTCCCGAGGCCCTCAAGCTCGTGCCGGGGGTGCACGTCGCCCGCATGGACACGGACAAGTGGGCCGTGGGCGTTCGCGGCTTCAACGGCCTGCTCTCCAACAAGCACCTGGTCCTGCTCGACGGCAGGCCCATCACCTCGCCCACCACTTCCGGTGTGAACTGGGGCAGCGCCGTGCCCGTCAGCATGATCAAACGCATCGAGGTGGTTCGCGGAGTCTGGACCAGCCTGTGGGGCGCCGACTCCTTTACCGGTGTCATCAACATCATCACCAAGACCGCAGAGGAGGCCAGCGGCGGCCAGAGCGTGACCACGGTCGGGACTTCCGGGGTCGAGCAGGTGGTTCGGTATGGCGGAGAGGTCGGTGACAACGGCCATGCCGTGGGATTCGGCAGGACCGCCTACGAGGACGGCGACGGCATCAAGGGAGACGGCCGGAACAGGGGGTCCCGCGACTGGAAGACCCTTCAGGGGGGCTTCCGCTACGATTGGGAAAATGCCTACACCGACTTGCTGACCCTGCAGGGCGAGATGCAGGAGTCGCGCATCCATGAAACGTCGGCGGGGGTGGACCGCTTCTTCTCGCCGCGTGATTCCGTGTCGTACAACGGGTACACCCAGTTCGTCTGGGACCGGGCCACGGGCCTGGACGCGGGCGTCCGGTTCAGAACCTCTTTTTCCCACGGCGGCATCCAGATGGGGGATTATACCGACATCGCCAACACCGTGGACGCGGAACTGCAATACGCGGCGGAGCAGGCGGGCATTCACCGGCTGACCTGGGGCGCGGGCACACGGTATTATTGGGAAGACATCCCGGACAGGAATCGCCCCGAAAGGGATCGTGACGACCATTCCTTCTCCGGCAACGCCTTTATCCAGGACAGGATCACCGTCCTGCCTGAGAGCCTGTACCTGTTCCTGGGTTCCAAGTTCGACTACCTGGGGCAGGGGAGCCTGGAGATCCAGCCGTCCGTGCGGTTGCTGCACACCCGTGAGGACTCGGAATACTGGCTGGCCGTGTCCAGGGCGGTGCGCACCGACAACTGGTATCAGCAGTCCGGGGATTTTTTCATTGATTACAAGGGGAACCGGTACAGGGTCATCGCCCCCGGCGACCTGGATACGGAGGAATTGGTCGCCTACGAAGCCGGGTACAGGCACCGATTCTCAAGGGATACGAGTCTTGACGTGTCGTTTTACGTCAACGACTACGACGACCTGATCATGTACGATTTCGATGACGCGACCAACACCGCCGTCCTGACCAATTCCCTCAAGGGAACGGCCTACGGGGTGGAGGCGCTCTATGAGTGGAGGGTCTCCGACCGGGTCACTCTGCGACCCTCCGCCAGTCTCATTTACCAGCGGCTCTACGGGCTGGACGCCATGCCCATGGGCGGGGCAATGCCGGAAGAGGGCATGGGCAGCGAGGTCAAGCTGCAGGTCATGACCAAGCCTGCGCAGGATGTCGGCCTGGACGTGCTCGCCGGGTTCATCGACAGCCCGGACAAGCGGGCTTACCCCGGTTACTTCGAGGTCGAGGCCCACGCATCCTGGCGGGCCACGGACCAGCTTCTTCTGGAGGTCATCGGTCGGAACCTGGCCGGGGCCGACAACCGGTTCTCCGAGTTGCGCGTCGACCCGAGCCTGAAATTGCGGCTGACCTGGGATTTCTGA
- a CDS encoding YfiR family protein, with protein sequence MHPRWQVLFACLIWAFSLSTAVAGGGQGLTASPDRLRALYVQRLVKYVTWPEGAGPGKDEPFIVAAVDPDALRPYFAAGEAAARFRLVQWPARKYHVLVLIGAPQREVAAILKRVSGEPVLTISQNPVNLGLGSVVDFAWKNGKLKLEINSDAAEAAGLTVSSRLLQLARIYRKAER encoded by the coding sequence ATGCATCCGAGGTGGCAGGTCCTGTTCGCGTGCCTGATCTGGGCGTTTTCCCTATCAACCGCTGTCGCCGGGGGCGGCCAGGGGCTCACCGCCTCTCCCGACCGGTTGCGGGCATTGTACGTCCAGCGACTGGTCAAGTACGTCACCTGGCCCGAGGGGGCCGGGCCGGGGAAGGATGAGCCGTTCATCGTTGCCGCCGTGGACCCCGACGCGCTCAGGCCGTATTTCGCCGCCGGGGAAGCTGCCGCCCGTTTCAGGCTGGTGCAATGGCCTGCCCGGAAATACCACGTCCTGGTCCTGATCGGGGCCCCGCAACGGGAGGTCGCCGCCATCCTGAAAAGGGTTTCCGGGGAACCCGTGCTCACGATCTCGCAGAATCCGGTCAACCTCGGGCTGGGGAGCGTGGTGGATTTCGCCTGGAAGAACGGCAAGTTGAAACTGGAGATTAATTCCGATGCCGCCGAGGCGGCGGGGTTGACCGTCAGTTCACGCCTGTTGCAGCTGGCACGCATCTACAGGAAGGCGGAGCGATGA
- a CDS encoding CHASE sensor domain-containing protein: MTEQRLRPLGRKIVAAILSITLLALGLFFVLNIIPMMYGFRTNAADRARTLAELMGSSLSASVDFEDDEAARENLAALSLIPEVTGAAVLLDDGTVFVSFEDAPAVEDASDVSVRMGLSELTVAAPVPAAHQGSVVVIGMSLDGQWSFIRGYFVNGCLISVVVFLFCFKVAGVVRRKLGGPLHELTRVVHDISRSRDYSRRVEHESDDEIGVLVAEFNSMLEKIEHRDRRLGRHREMLEQRVQERTLQLESKQLELIRNNNQLYREIRKRNQAEMIKDEVERINRHDLKSGLSLVIGYPELLLTEGGLTDRQERLIKRIRSAGYRMLDMIRNHLDMFKMEKGVYALHTGRIDLVEVLCELEEEFMPLLTSRGVRLDMAVNGVEAVGDEVFLISGEGPLLRTLCRNLIQNAIEASAEGDVVTVSLDDGERKTLTLSNPAPVPEPIRRRFFDKYVTAGKENGTGLGTYHAALIARTHGANISMKTDDATGTVMQVVFREKGAGQISVSAASD; encoded by the coding sequence ATGACCGAACAACGCCTCAGACCCCTGGGCCGGAAGATCGTTGCCGCCATTCTGTCCATCACCCTGCTGGCCTTGGGATTGTTCTTCGTGCTGAACATCATCCCCATGATGTACGGCTTCCGTACCAATGCCGCCGACCGGGCCAGGACCCTGGCCGAACTCATGGGTTCATCCCTGTCCGCGTCCGTGGATTTCGAGGACGACGAGGCGGCCCGGGAAAACCTGGCGGCCCTGTCCCTCATCCCCGAGGTGACCGGGGCGGCGGTCCTCCTGGACGACGGCACGGTGTTCGTCTCGTTCGAGGATGCCCCGGCAGTGGAGGATGCGTCCGATGTCTCGGTGCGCATGGGCTTGTCGGAGTTGACCGTGGCCGCGCCCGTCCCTGCGGCCCACCAGGGAAGCGTGGTGGTCATCGGCATGTCCCTGGACGGCCAGTGGTCGTTCATCCGGGGGTATTTCGTGAACGGCTGCCTCATCTCGGTGGTGGTTTTCCTGTTCTGCTTCAAGGTCGCGGGGGTGGTCAGGAGAAAGCTGGGCGGCCCCTTGCACGAGCTGACCAGGGTGGTGCACGACATCTCGCGGAGCCGGGATTATTCACGCCGGGTGGAGCATGAGAGCGATGATGAGATCGGCGTCCTGGTGGCGGAGTTCAACTCCATGCTGGAAAAGATCGAGCACCGGGACCGGCGGTTGGGACGCCACCGGGAGATGCTGGAGCAGCGGGTCCAGGAACGGACCCTGCAACTCGAATCAAAGCAGTTGGAACTGATAAGGAACAACAACCAGTTGTATCGGGAAATCAGGAAGCGGAACCAGGCCGAGATGATCAAGGACGAGGTGGAGCGCATCAACCGGCACGACCTGAAATCCGGGTTGAGCCTGGTCATCGGGTACCCGGAGCTGCTGCTCACCGAGGGGGGCCTCACGGACAGGCAGGAGCGGTTGATCAAGCGCATCCGTTCGGCCGGGTACAGGATGCTCGACATGATCCGCAACCACCTGGACATGTTCAAGATGGAGAAGGGGGTCTATGCCCTGCATACGGGACGGATCGATCTGGTGGAGGTCCTGTGCGAGCTGGAAGAGGAGTTCATGCCGCTGCTGACCAGCCGGGGCGTGCGGTTGGACATGGCCGTCAATGGGGTCGAGGCCGTGGGAGACGAAGTCTTTCTCATCAGCGGCGAGGGGCCGCTTCTGCGCACCCTGTGCCGGAATCTCATCCAGAACGCCATCGAGGCCTCGGCCGAGGGCGACGTGGTCACGGTGTCCCTGGACGACGGGGAGCGCAAGACGCTGACCCTCTCCAATCCGGCCCCGGTTCCCGAACCCATCCGGCGCAGGTTCTTCGACAAGTACGTCACTGCGGGCAAGGAAAACGGCACCGGCCTGGGCACTTATCACGCGGCCCTCATCGCCCGGACCCACGGAGCGAATATCTCCATGAAGACCGACGACGCGACCGGCACGGTCATGCAGGTCGTGTTCAGGGAAAAGGGAGCCGGACAGATTTCCGTGTCAGCGGCGTCCGATTGA
- a CDS encoding energy-coupling factor ABC transporter ATP-binding protein produces MAEANAMKIEMRDICFRYDGGVEALTDISLSLRPGECVALVGHNGSGKSTLVKHLNGLLRPTRGAVLINGDPTSDKRVAQLAGSVALLFQNPDNQICKGSVVEEVAFGPRNLKYPEKKVRELTAAAIAAMDLSGMEDRNPHDLGLSERKRLAIASVMAMDTGAVVLDEPTAGLDPRELGLLEAMLRTLRDRGKIVLAISHDMDFVAENMTRAVCLGQGRKQYDGSVSGLFENHTLLDQCGLIPPQAVQVGFRLGLAADALTPEGLVAALAKARR; encoded by the coding sequence ATGGCTGAAGCAAACGCCATGAAAATAGAAATGCGAGACATCTGCTTCCGTTACGACGGCGGGGTGGAGGCGCTCACAGACATTTCGCTCAGCCTGCGCCCGGGGGAATGCGTGGCCCTGGTCGGCCACAACGGCTCGGGCAAGTCAACCCTGGTCAAACACCTCAACGGACTGCTCCGGCCTACCCGCGGGGCGGTCCTGATCAACGGCGACCCCACCAGCGACAAACGGGTGGCCCAACTGGCAGGTTCGGTCGCCCTGCTCTTCCAGAACCCGGACAACCAGATATGCAAGGGCTCGGTGGTTGAGGAGGTGGCCTTTGGCCCGCGCAACCTGAAATACCCTGAGAAAAAGGTTCGGGAGTTGACCGCAGCCGCCATCGCCGCCATGGACCTTTCGGGCATGGAAGACCGCAACCCCCACGACCTGGGGCTGAGCGAACGCAAACGGCTGGCCATCGCCTCGGTCATGGCCATGGACACAGGGGCCGTGGTCCTGGACGAGCCCACTGCCGGACTCGACCCGCGAGAGCTCGGCCTGCTGGAGGCGATGCTGCGCACCCTCCGGGACCGGGGCAAGATCGTGCTGGCCATCAGCCACGACATGGACTTCGTGGCCGAGAACATGACCCGGGCCGTCTGCCTCGGGCAGGGACGCAAGCAATACGACGGGTCCGTTTCAGGCCTGTTCGAGAACCACACGCTGCTGGATCAATGCGGCCTGATCCCCCCACAGGCGGTACAGGTCGGTTTCCGCCTCGGGCTCGCAGCCGACGCACTGACGCCGGAAGGACTCGTTGCCGCGCTGGCAAAGGCGCGCAGGTGA
- a CDS encoding energy-coupling factor ABC transporter ATP-binding protein, translating into MAIIDISGLSYTYPDSEDTALDNLSLDIGQGQFVAVIGANNSGKTSLCHALTGVIPHLYQGSIRGHVRVCDKDSAETSVSEMAESVALVMQNPESQLSGVRFTVRDEIAFGLENRGMDRQSMLDRVDAALALTGLADLADRSPHHLSGGQMQKVALAAAVAGDTPILVLDEPTTFLDPASARAVFAILRQLGEQGKTIVVAEQRLESVALFADRVIALHKGQAVLDGAPEEVLVSPRIRDIGLDWTRFTRIGELAGERDLWPEDAGLPTTLEDTVQGLGNG; encoded by the coding sequence ATGGCGATTATTGATATTTCGGGCCTCTCCTACACCTATCCGGACAGTGAAGACACGGCCCTGGACAACCTGTCCCTCGACATCGGGCAGGGCCAGTTCGTGGCCGTCATCGGCGCGAACAATTCGGGCAAGACCAGCCTGTGCCACGCCCTGACCGGCGTGATCCCCCACCTGTACCAGGGCAGCATCCGGGGCCATGTCCGCGTCTGCGACAAGGACAGCGCCGAGACGAGCGTGTCGGAGATGGCCGAATCCGTCGCCCTTGTCATGCAGAACCCGGAAAGCCAGCTGTCCGGCGTCCGCTTCACGGTCCGCGACGAAATCGCCTTTGGCCTGGAAAACCGGGGCATGGACAGGCAGTCCATGCTGGACCGGGTGGATGCGGCCCTCGCCCTGACCGGGCTGGCCGATCTGGCCGACCGCTCCCCCCACCACCTTTCCGGCGGCCAGATGCAAAAGGTGGCCCTGGCTGCGGCAGTGGCCGGGGACACGCCCATACTGGTCCTGGACGAACCCACCACATTCCTCGATCCGGCTTCCGCCCGGGCGGTCTTCGCAATTCTCCGCCAACTCGGGGAACAGGGCAAAACCATCGTGGTCGCCGAGCAGCGGCTGGAAAGCGTGGCCCTGTTCGCCGACCGGGTCATCGCCCTGCACAAGGGACAGGCCGTGCTGGACGGCGCGCCCGAGGAAGTGCTGGTCTCGCCGCGCATCAGGGACATCGGTCTCGACTGGACGCGGTTCACCCGCATCGGCGAACTGGCAGGGGAACGCGACCTTTGGCCGGAGGACGCCGGATTGCCCACCACCCTCGAAGACACCGTGCAGGGGCTGGGCAATGGCTGA